A window of Belonocnema kinseyi isolate 2016_QV_RU_SX_M_011 chromosome 9, B_treatae_v1, whole genome shotgun sequence contains these coding sequences:
- the LOC117180176 gene encoding odorant receptor 13a-like isoform X1 has protein sequence MDIFETRYFKINKLALSFIGQWCYQGGLTKRTARTLIFLSLTTPLIPQFFFLASVRNDLDAALECLPAIFIPILCFCQMCVFLSKEKKLLKLLHYIQSDWKFWSSGPEFEILSQHAEKGRFFTLLYAVNVYTGMMTFIIMSLTPIVLDIIIPLNETRPRQQVYDAIYPFNHDKNFHWILIYGAVTVFYNLSILFSCEALLAVTTQHVCGIFSIICYRLQNTMELIESKQKIQGKIPKDEIYKEMSLAVECHNNALEYASILEAFYSPFLFVTIGINVIILSVLGIQTLNTIGSPEKTIKFGAFTLSVLVHFYCITLPPQNLLDCSGAVSFQAYNVPWYHMSLKSKKLLLMIIMRSQEPCKLTAGKFYTMDMETFSALLKTSVSFFTVLSSMR, from the exons ATGGATATATTTGAAACTCGATATTTCAAGATTAACAAATTAGCACTTTCATTTATTGGACAATGGTGTTACCAGGGAGGCTTAACAAAACGAACAGCACGaactttaattttcttatcaCTTACGACTCCTTTAATTCCTCAG ttttttttcttggctTCGGTTCGCAACGATCTTGATGCAGCACTCGAGTGCCTTCCAGCTATTTTCATTCCAATCCTCTGCTTCTGCCAAATGTGCGTTTTTCTTTCCAAGGAGAAAAAA CTCCTGAAACTTCTCCACTATATCCAAAGCGACTGGAAATTCTGGTCATCAGGCcctgaatttgaaattttgagtCAACACGCGGAGAAAGGAAGATTCTTTACGCTCTTGTATGCTG TAAACGTATATACTGGAATGATGACATTTATAATAATGTCACTTACACCGATAGTTCTTGATATAATCATTCCCTTAAATGAAACTCGTCCCAGACAGCAGGTTTATGATGCAATTTACCCTTTCAATCATGATAAAAATTTCCACTGGATTTTAATCTACGGCGCCGTTACTGTATTTTATAATCTTTCGATTTTATTTAGCTGTGAAGCATTGCTGGCAGTAACTACTCAACACGTGTgtggaatattttcaataatttg TTACAGGTTGCAAAATACAATGGAACTTATcgaaagcaaacaaaaaattcaaggaaaaataccaaaagatgaaatttataaggaAATGTCTTTAGCCGTAGAATGTCATAACAATGCGCTTGA GTATGCTAGTATTCTGGAAGCATTTTATTCTCCGTTTCTTTTCGTCACAATAGGAATAAATGTCATAATTTTGAGCGTTTTAGGAATACAG ACACTGAATACAATTGGCAGTCCagaaaaaacgattaaatttggaGCTTTCACTCTATCCGTTTTAGTACATTTCTACTGTATTACTTTACCCCCTCAGAATTTATTGGATTGCAGTGGTGCTGTATCGTTTCAGGC ATACAATGTACCCTGGTATCACATGTctttgaaatcaaaaaagttactgttgATGATAATCATGCGAAGCCAAGAGCCATGTAAATTGACAGCAGGGAAGTTCTATACCATGGATATGGAAACTTTTTCTGCA ctgCTGAAAACTTCGGTTTCGTTTTTCACTGTCCTGTCCTCGATGCGGTAA
- the LOC117180176 gene encoding odorant receptor 13a-like isoform X2, translating into MDIFETRYFKINKLALSFIGQWCYQGGLTKRTARTLIFLSLTTPLIPQFFFLASVRNDLDAALECLPAIFIPILCFCQMCVFLSKEKKLLKLLHYIQSDWKFWSSGPEFEILSQHAEKGRFFTLLYAVNVYTGMMTFIIMSLTPIVLDIIIPLNETRPRQQVYDAIYPFNHDKNFHWILIYGAVTVFYNLSILFSCEALLAVTTQHVCGIFSIIWYASILEAFYSPFLFVTIGINVIILSVLGIQTLNTIGSPEKTIKFGAFTLSVLVHFYCITLPPQNLLDCSGAVSFQAYNVPWYHMSLKSKKLLLMIIMRSQEPCKLTAGKFYTMDMETFSALLKTSVSFFTVLSSMR; encoded by the exons ATGGATATATTTGAAACTCGATATTTCAAGATTAACAAATTAGCACTTTCATTTATTGGACAATGGTGTTACCAGGGAGGCTTAACAAAACGAACAGCACGaactttaattttcttatcaCTTACGACTCCTTTAATTCCTCAG ttttttttcttggctTCGGTTCGCAACGATCTTGATGCAGCACTCGAGTGCCTTCCAGCTATTTTCATTCCAATCCTCTGCTTCTGCCAAATGTGCGTTTTTCTTTCCAAGGAGAAAAAA CTCCTGAAACTTCTCCACTATATCCAAAGCGACTGGAAATTCTGGTCATCAGGCcctgaatttgaaattttgagtCAACACGCGGAGAAAGGAAGATTCTTTACGCTCTTGTATGCTG TAAACGTATATACTGGAATGATGACATTTATAATAATGTCACTTACACCGATAGTTCTTGATATAATCATTCCCTTAAATGAAACTCGTCCCAGACAGCAGGTTTATGATGCAATTTACCCTTTCAATCATGATAAAAATTTCCACTGGATTTTAATCTACGGCGCCGTTACTGTATTTTATAATCTTTCGATTTTATTTAGCTGTGAAGCATTGCTGGCAGTAACTACTCAACACGTGTgtggaatattttcaataatttg GTATGCTAGTATTCTGGAAGCATTTTATTCTCCGTTTCTTTTCGTCACAATAGGAATAAATGTCATAATTTTGAGCGTTTTAGGAATACAG ACACTGAATACAATTGGCAGTCCagaaaaaacgattaaatttggaGCTTTCACTCTATCCGTTTTAGTACATTTCTACTGTATTACTTTACCCCCTCAGAATTTATTGGATTGCAGTGGTGCTGTATCGTTTCAGGC ATACAATGTACCCTGGTATCACATGTctttgaaatcaaaaaagttactgttgATGATAATCATGCGAAGCCAAGAGCCATGTAAATTGACAGCAGGGAAGTTCTATACCATGGATATGGAAACTTTTTCTGCA ctgCTGAAAACTTCGGTTTCGTTTTTCACTGTCCTGTCCTCGATGCGGTAA